GACCAGTATGTCATCTCAGGACGTCCGCTGTTCGTGGCCCAGGGTCGGGTCGCCGCCGACCTCGCCAGGGGCCGGGGGTCCGAGCTCAGGACCAACCTCTTCCCTTTGCTGGAGCACTACGGCGTGCGCATCAATCTTAGCCTCGTGGCGGACCGCATCTCCAGCCAGGTGGCGGTGGAGACCCAGCGTGGTATTTTCCGGATGCGTAACACGGTGGACTATCCCTTTTTCCCCCGCATTCAGCGCTTCGCCAGCGGGCATGTCATGGTCTCCGGCCTGGAGCAGGTGCGGCTCTTCTTCACCAGCGAATTGACGCCGGCCTACGATTCCAGCCGTGTCGGCCGGGTGGAGTTCCTGCCGCTGATGACCACCAGCGACTACACGGCGCTGGTGCGGGGGCCCGCCTTCAACCTCAGCCACGTGAACAACCCCGTGTTCAGCCGGCTCAACGGGCCGGGCCGCACCGTGGCCGCGCTGCTCACCGGGGCCGTGACCAGCTACTTCACCGCAGATTCCAGGCCTGAGAGTGACCAGGGATTCCTATCCGGGACCGAGGGTGCGCGCATCATGGTCATCGGCGACGGGGTCTTTTTCTCCGACGACGCGGGCGGCAACATCCCGGAGAACCTCAACCTGGTGATCAACGCCGCCGACTATCTGGTGGGCGACGAGGCCCTCATCGCCCTGCGCAACCGCGGGGTAACCACCCGCCCCCTCAAGGAGCTGGGTGACCGTACCCGCCGCACCGTCAAGTGGGCCAACATCTTGCTGCCGGCACTGCTGATGGTGGCCACCGGCCTGTGGCGCTGGAGCAGCACCCGCCGCCGCAGGAGCCTGCTGGGGGAGGCCTATGATACGTAAACAGTGGCGCACGCCCGCCATCGTGCTCGGCGTTTTGGCGCTACTCTATCTGGGGACGCGTCTGCAGGACGCGCGCCTCGGCACCCCCAGCGATCGGGTGTTCGATATCGAACCCGACGTGGTGGGCCGCATCGTATTCAGGGAGGGGGACAAGGAGCTGGAACTGGTGCGCATCAGCGACACCCTGTGGGTGCTCACCGGCCACGAGCACGCAACCTTGCGCCAGTGGCGGCTGGACCGGCTGTTCGACACTGTCTTGAAGGTCAAGCGCGAGAGCGTGATCTCCGACAACCCCGCCAAGTGGGCCACCTACGGCGTCGATGATTCCAGCGGCCGCCGGCTGGAGATTTACGACATCGGTGACCGGCTGGAGGCCAGCGTGGTGGTGGGCCAGTCCGAGACCAACTGGCAGAGCAGCCACCTCCGGTCCGCGGGCCGGGACGAGGTCTACCTCACCGGAGTGAGCATCTACCACCTCATCAATGCCGACACCAGCTTCTGGCTGGAACCGCCGCCACCGCCCCCGGCCGAGGAGGAGGAAAAGGAGGAGAGCTGACCGTCAGGGTGCCGCAGTGGGAACGATTCGTGAGGGCAGTCGGGGGACTGCCCGTTTATTTTTAGTAGAAAGGGATTGAGGGAGTAATAGTGAGGATGAATAGTTCCGAGAGCTACCTCTGACGGCAGTGAAACTAAACTTCAGTAGGTCATTTGGTATTTCATCAACACTTGCGGGGCCAGAAGTATAGGCGTATTTTGATTTTAAGATGGGAATATTAACCAAAAATCGTAAATCAAGTGGCAGAAAAGCGATGGGCAAGGAACCTCCAATTCATGATGAGATAGGAGTATGGTCGGAAATAAAACTCGAAATTGTAAAAGAATATGCGACGGCATACTCCACAATCTTGGCCAGTCAGACTAGTCCAGCCTTTTCTCATGTCTACATAGACGCATTTGCGGGGAGCGGAATAAATGTATCTCGAGTCACTGGCAAATTTGTTCCGGGCAGTCCCCTTAATGCCCTTGAAGTGCGTCCTCCTTTTCAAGAATTCTATCTCATCGACAGAGATGATGAAAAGGTATTAGCGCTCCAGAAAATCGTCGGAGCTAGGAATGATGTTCATATTTTTGGAGGAGACTGCAACGAAATTTTATTGAAAAAAGTGTTCCCTCAAGTAAAGTATAGTGAGTTCCGGCGGGGCCTCTGTTTCATTGATCCATATCGGATCAACTTGGATTGGAATGTCATCCTTACTGCGGCTCAAATGAAGTCCGTGGAGATATTCCTCAATTTTTCAACCCACTATTTGAATCGCGCAATTTTGACTCGCAGAAAGCCTGATACGGTACCAGAAGAGCCTTTAGCGCGCATGAACGCATTCTGGGGTGATACGAGCTGGGAGAATATAGCCTATCGTAAACCACAAACACGAGTTGGCAGTGAAGACGAGAAAGTAACTAACCTAGAACTGGCATTAGCCTACCGTGAAAGGCTCATCGCACGGGCAGGATTTAAATATGTTCCACAACCCGTACCGATGAAAAACTCGAAAGGAGCTGTTGTATATTATCTTTTTTTTGCGTCCCACAATCCAGTTGCCAAAACCATTGTGGAACAAATCTTCGACAAACACCGGTCACGTGGATACTAATTATGAGTGTGTTATCTTCAATAGAATGGACCGAGGCCACGTGGAACCCAGTTACAGGTTGCACCAAAGTCAGCCCCGGCTGCAAACACTGCTATGCTGAGCGGATGGCTGGCAGGCTGGAGGCGATGGGTCAGTACCGATATAGAAATGGCTTTAAGCTAACGCTCCAAGAAGACCTAGTTGGCCTTCCCCTAACGTGGAAAAAACCCAAAATGATCTTTGTGAACTCAATGAGTGATCTCTTTCACAAAGATGTTCCACTTACCTATATCCAAGATGTTTTCGACACCATGAACTTGGCCTCGTGGCATATTTTCCAAATTTTGACGAAACGTTCTGAGCGGTTGCGTGCAGTCAGTGATAAGCTAATTTGGGGAGACAATATCTGGATGGGGGTCTCTGTCGAGAACAGGGACTATGAATATCGTATCAACGACCTCCGTCAGACGGGTGCTAGAGTCAAGTTTCTTTCTCTCGAACCGCTGTTGGGCTCACTTAGAAAGGTATCATTTGAAGGAATGGATTGGCTCATAGTTGGCGGTGAATCTGGCCCTGGAGCAAGGCCCATGAAAAAGAGCTGGGTAACGGAAATACGAGACCGGTCTCGGGATCTTGGAATTTCCTTCTTCTTCAAACAATGGGGTGGAGTGAATAAGAAAAAGACGGGCAGAGAACTGGAGGGCCAGACTTACGATCAATTCCCAGCGGTTGACTCGCTTGGTGTTGTCCAGGCCTTATAGCCACAACCCTATATTTTCATTGTGCCTTTGGCGTTCCTGATTTTTAAAACTTCCGACCTCTCCCCATGAAACAGCTCCGCATCGTCGTCTCCGGGCGCGTCCAGGGGGTGGGCTTCCGCTGGTCCGCCCAGCGGCAGGCCCGGCAGCTGGGGGTCAACGGCTACGTCCGGAACCTGGCAGGCGGCGATGTTGAGATCGTGGCTGCGGGGGCCGACGACCGCGTGGAGCGTTTCGTTGACTGGGCCGGTGCCGGCCCGCCCGGTGCCTTAGTGACCCACCTGCAGCTGGAGCCGCAGCCCTACGATGGCGCGTATACCGACTTCGGCGTCCGCTTCTAGCATCAGCCTACTCCCCGTCCAGCGCCGCCAGCATGACTGCAACCTCCGTGGTGGGGGCTTTGCAAGCGTAGTTCCGGCAGACGTAGGCGGTAGCCTTGCCGTCCAGGCTGGTCTGGTTGGCGACGAAGGGGGCCAGCCGGGCAATCTCGGCCTGCCCATCGCCCTGGGGGTGGAAGAGCACCACTTTGTTGGGGTGGTAGCTGCGCCGCAGGGCGGCCAGCATGGCGTCGGCATCGGCGCTGCCCGGCTCACCGGCGATGACCACCTCGTAGGACGGTCCCACCGCGAAGGCCACGGCGCTCAGCAGCTGGGTAAAGGCGGTGGGGCTCTGCGCCACCTTGCGGGCGAAGGTCTTGCCGATGGCGGCGGCCCGCCCCTCCAAGTCCGGGTCCGACGTGGTGCGCCCCAGCCGGATCAGGTTCATCGCCGCCACCGAGTTCCCCGATGGAACGGCCCCGTCGTAAATCTCCTTGCTGCGCACCAGCAGCGCCTCGCCATCATCGGCGGTGAAAAAGAACCCCCCGGCTTCGTCGTCCCAGAAGTATTCCAGCAGCTGGCCATTGAGTTCCAAGGCCGTCTGCAGATAGCTGGCGCTGAAGGTGGCCTCGTACAGGTCCAGCAGGCCCGCCACGAAAAAGGCATAGTCGTCCACGGTGGCCATGATGCCGGCCCGGCCGCCCCGGTAGCGGTGCAGGAGGCGGCCCTTGTTGTCCCGCAGCCGGGTGAGCAGGAAGTCGGCGGCCTTGGCTGCGGCGGCCACGTAGTCATCCCGGTCCAGGGCCTGTCCGGCCCGCGCCAGCGCCGAGACCATCAGCCCGTTCCAGTCGGTGAGGATCTTGTCGTCCAGCTGGGGCCGCACC
The Candidatus Neomarinimicrobiota bacterium DNA segment above includes these coding regions:
- a CDS encoding thioredoxin domain-containing protein — translated: MSRSTELESKSAATADLTLKSALQLLAHREQRVRPQLDDKILTDWNGLMVSALARAGQALDRDDYVAAAAKAADFLLTRLRDNKGRLLHRYRGGRAGIMATVDDYAFFVAGLLDLYEATFSASYLQTALELNGQLLEYFWDDEAGGFFFTADDGEALLVRSKEIYDGAVPSGNSVAAMNLIRLGRTTSDPDLEGRAAAIGKTFARKVAQSPTAFTQLLSAVAFAVGPSYEVVIAGEPGSADADAMLAALRRSYHPNKVVLFHPQGDGQAEIARLAPFVANQTSLDGKATAYVCRNYACKAPTTEVAVMLAALDGE
- a CDS encoding phage Gp37/Gp68 family protein; the protein is MSVLSSIEWTEATWNPVTGCTKVSPGCKHCYAERMAGRLEAMGQYRYRNGFKLTLQEDLVGLPLTWKKPKMIFVNSMSDLFHKDVPLTYIQDVFDTMNLASWHIFQILTKRSERLRAVSDKLIWGDNIWMGVSVENRDYEYRINDLRQTGARVKFLSLEPLLGSLRKVSFEGMDWLIVGGESGPGARPMKKSWVTEIRDRSRDLGISFFFKQWGGVNKKKTGRELEGQTYDQFPAVDSLGVVQAL
- the yccX gene encoding acylphosphatase yields the protein MKQLRIVVSGRVQGVGFRWSAQRQARQLGVNGYVRNLAGGDVEIVAAGADDRVERFVDWAGAGPPGALVTHLQLEPQPYDGAYTDFGVRF
- the tcmP gene encoding three-Cys-motif partner protein TcmP, which codes for MGILTKNRKSSGRKAMGKEPPIHDEIGVWSEIKLEIVKEYATAYSTILASQTSPAFSHVYIDAFAGSGINVSRVTGKFVPGSPLNALEVRPPFQEFYLIDRDDEKVLALQKIVGARNDVHIFGGDCNEILLKKVFPQVKYSEFRRGLCFIDPYRINLDWNVILTAAQMKSVEIFLNFSTHYLNRAILTRRKPDTVPEEPLARMNAFWGDTSWENIAYRKPQTRVGSEDEKVTNLELALAYRERLIARAGFKYVPQPVPMKNSKGAVVYYLFFASHNPVAKTIVEQIFDKHRSRGY
- a CDS encoding DUF4340 domain-containing protein — protein: MIRKQWRTPAIVLGVLALLYLGTRLQDARLGTPSDRVFDIEPDVVGRIVFREGDKELELVRISDTLWVLTGHEHATLRQWRLDRLFDTVLKVKRESVISDNPAKWATYGVDDSSGRRLEIYDIGDRLEASVVVGQSETNWQSSHLRSAGRDEVYLTGVSIYHLINADTSFWLEPPPPPPAEEEEKEES
- a CDS encoding GldG family protein gives rise to the protein MTITNQRQFLIYIGIVLGIIVLANLVSRQVFFRLDLTRNKIYTLSPSSKKIISQLDDRLLAKVYFSRDLPGSYANNRRYLQDLLEEFQAYAGGKFHFEFYQPEDAEELEREAQRYGIPPMQLQAIENDRMEIKNVWMGLALLYEDKRQTIPVIQSTAGLEYDLASAIKKLIDSDKRTIALVAGAQTEGKNRAVQDLLGQTYNVRTIELESALPADIDLLILNGITDSLSLDALYNLDQYVISGRPLFVAQGRVAADLARGRGSELRTNLFPLLEHYGVRINLSLVADRISSQVAVETQRGIFRMRNTVDYPFFPRIQRFASGHVMVSGLEQVRLFFTSELTPAYDSSRVGRVEFLPLMTTSDYTALVRGPAFNLSHVNNPVFSRLNGPGRTVAALLTGAVTSYFTADSRPESDQGFLSGTEGARIMVIGDGVFFSDDAGGNIPENLNLVINAADYLVGDEALIALRNRGVTTRPLKELGDRTRRTVKWANILLPALLMVATGLWRWSSTRRRRSLLGEAYDT